CGGGCCTGGATCCAGGCCCTCCTCGACGTCGAGGTCGCGCTCACCCGCACCGCCGCAGCCCTCGGCCGGGTCGACGACGCGCACGCCGAGGCCGTGGCCGCGGCCGCAGCCGCGCTCGCCGACGAACTCGACCCCGCCGAACTCGGACGCCGCTCCGCCGCCGGCGGCAACGCGGTCATCCCCCTGGTCTCGCTGCTGCGCGAACGCGCCGACGCACCCGCCCGCGCCGTGCACGTCGGCGCGACCAGCCAGGACGTCCTCGACACCGCGCTGGTGCTCCTCGCGCGTCGCGCCGGGATCCTCGTGGTGACCTACCTGCGATCCGCCGCGGCGTCGGCCGCCCGCCTCGCCGCCACCCACCGCGACACCCCGATGGTCGCGCGCACCCTCGGTCAGCAGGCCCTGCCCACGACCTTCGGGGCGCTCGCCGCGACCTGGCTCCTCGCCCTCGACGACGCCGCCGACGACCTCGAACGCGTCCTGACCCGCCTTCCGGCCCAGTACGGTGGCGCCGCAGGCACTCTCGCGGCGGTGCACCCCGACGGCATGGCGTTCGCCGACACCTTCGCCGATCAGCTCGGGCTGACCCGGCCGGTCGCACCCTGGCACACCGCCCGCAACCCGATCACCACCCTGGCCTCCACCCTGGGAGTCGCCGCCGGTGCGGTCGCCAAGCCGGCCACCGACATCGCACTCATGGCGAGCACCGAGTTCGGTGAGGTCGCCGAGGACGCACCCGGCGGCTCGTCGGCCATGCCGCACAAGCGCAATCCCGTCGCGGCGATCACCGCCCGGGCCGCCGCCCGGCGCGTCCCCGGTCTCGTCTCGACGATCCTGTCGTCGACCGACCACGAGTTCCAGCGGGCCGCCGGCGCCTGGCACGCCGAGTGGGAGACGCTGTGCGACCTGCTCCGGCTCACCGGCGGGGCGGCACACCGGCTCTCGGACAGCCTCGCCGGACTGCACGTGCACACCGACGCGCTCGCCCGCAATCTCGACCTCACCGGCGGCGCGATCCTCGCGGAGAAGGTCACCGCCGCGCTCGCCGAGCACACCGAGGACGCCCGCGCCGTCGTCACCGAGGCCGCCGTCGCCGGTGTCCCTCTCGACGAGGCACCGGGCATCACCGCGCACCTCGCACCGGACGAGATCCGCCGGTTGCTCGATCCCACCCGCTATCTCGGCCACGCCGCCGACATCGCCGACCGCGTCCTCGCCCAC
This region of Rhodococcus sp. Z13 genomic DNA includes:
- the pcaB gene encoding 3-carboxy-cis,cis-muconate cycloisomerase; the encoded protein is MSPSPTDTGTRGPLLDPVFGAEQLGSALSDRAWIQALLDVEVALTRTAAALGRVDDAHAEAVAAAAAALADELDPAELGRRSAAGGNAVIPLVSLLRERADAPARAVHVGATSQDVLDTALVLLARRAGILVVTYLRSAAASAARLAATHRDTPMVARTLGQQALPTTFGALAATWLLALDDAADDLERVLTRLPAQYGGAAGTLAAVHPDGMAFADTFADQLGLTRPVAPWHTARNPITTLASTLGVAAGAVAKPATDIALMASTEFGEVAEDAPGGSSAMPHKRNPVAAITARAAARRVPGLVSTILSSTDHEFQRAAGAWHAEWETLCDLLRLTGGAAHRLSDSLAGLHVHTDALARNLDLTGGAILAEKVTAALAEHTEDARAVVTEAAVAGVPLDEAPGITAHLAPDEIRRLLDPTRYLGHAADIADRVLAHHDRHTGEKP